TCTATCAAGCACTGCGGCCGCGTCGACATCTCCCCCATGGCTTTTCCGGGAGGGGCCCTCAATCAAAGCAACGGCGCCGGAGCGCACAACAGATTCGGTCCCGGGGTGAATCAGGGCGGTGAGGATGATCTGCGACGCAAAAAAAGACGCAGCCACAATGAGGAGCAGGTCAGCCGCCGTAAAAATATATTTACCCGACTTTGACAGGGTCGAAAAAAGTTCATCCATGGCTTGTTACTCCACAGGTTCCATCAGGGCGCAAGTTCCGGGTCACTGTAATCCGGATCAGTCAGAGCGCCGGAGAAAACCAACGGATAGATGGCATTCGGAAAATCCACGACGTTGTCGGCAGTGTGATCGTACCATTCCAGAAACTCCTTATTTTGCAGGTACGGTGGGATTAATGGGGAGCCGGTGGTGCGGTTCATGGCGGAAATTTTCAGGATGCCCAGAAAATCGCCGCCGACAGTTTTCGAGAACACCGCCTCTCCGTCCTGGTTGGTCTGATATCTGATTATCATCTGATTGACCTTGTCGGGATCTGTTCCGGTCTCAAGGAGGCCGGCGAAATCCGCGTCCGGCCTTTGTTGATAACTGCTGGTTGCACCGGCGGAGCTGTCCAAGGGTGATCCCATGATGTCACTGGGCAGACTGAGCGGGGGGATGCCGCCCTCCATGAAGGAAAAGACCCTCCTGTGATCCACGTTGGATGAAGGACTCGTCATCTTGAGGGCGCTGGACTCGGTGGAGAAATAATAGTAGGCGTTGTAGGTGTAAAAGGCGCTCAGCTTACCGTCCACCCGGGCGGCCGTGTTTCCGTTGTCCTGTATCACACGCCAGACATACTCTCCATCGGGCGGAGCCGCCTTTGGATTCTGCCCCAGGGGAAAACCGTTGTATTGATAGGTCCAGCCCAGTGGATAGACGGTGGAGCCCGGGGTTGAGCCTGATGCCCAGCGTACGCTGGATAATATGGAGGGCAACTGGGTATCCCATGCCGGGCCGCCCGAACCGGGCAGGGTCACGGTGGTAGTCAGTGGCGTCGACCCGTTCCCGGCGCTGTCCATGGCGATTACGGCAAACCCGTAGGGGATATCGTTCACCAGGTCCCCGACTGTGGCGGAGGTGCCGGTGGTGTCCATGAAGGCGTAGATCCCGGAGGCGTAGGCGCCGGCATCGGATGAGGCGACGGAGCCGAGCGCGTGGTACAGCCGGTAGGTAATGGTTGAAGAGGCAGCCGCAGTTCCCCAGGAGGCCAGGACCTGTCCCGGCGTGGCCGTCGGGGAAACGGTGAAGTTCGTACCGCTCCAGGACGGTCCGGGGGTGGAACCCACCGGAACCGCCGGAGCGGCGGAGATCGGAGATCCAGCGATCCCCACGTCCCCGTTGGCCGCGAAGGGCTCGACACCGATCCAGTAGTTCGTCCCGTTGACGAGACCGGTGAGGGTTCCCAGGACCGACGAACCCGACGACCAGTTGAAGGTCTTCCTTATATACCGGGCATCCCCGACGGCAGCCGATGAAGGTCCGGCATAGACCCGGTAACTGGATGCTGACGCGGGGTTGGTGAAGGTTAAGACAACCTGCCCTCCGGAAGGCGTGCCGGTGAAGGCGAGACCGTTTACGCTTCCCAGCGGCGTCCCCCCTGAAACCGGGGTTACGTTCCGGGTGGCGGTGGCCGCCAGGGTGTCCAGGTTGGCCGATGCGTCCCTGGCACGAAGGCCGAAGGTGTACCCGGTCCCGTTTTTCAGAAGCAGCGTGTCGTTGGGAAAAGGAGCGCCGGGACCCACGGTGAAGAAGAACGCCCCTCCCGAGGCGGCCCACTGGGCATCCCTTACCACCAGGTTTTTCTCCCAGTTACCGTCGGTCCAGGAGGAGGTTGGCGCGTAGTAAAGGTCGTATGCGTCTGACGGGTAACCGTCTGTCCGAGAGGACCAGAGGATCACCTGGCCTGTGCCCGCCGCCCACGCTCCCTGGAGACCTGACAGCGGGACCTCCCAGTCCGGCTGAATTCCGGACAGGGTGTTGTCGTATCCCGACGTATTCCGGATACCCAGGGGGAACCGGGTGTCGCCGTCAGTGTCGCGCCACAGCTGAAAAGTGAAATTCACCGTACCGGCGAGGGACGGCTCCTGCCGCCATCGGAAGGTGGGCATGATCGGCGATGCGAACTCATCGGTATCGGCCGACCGATAGGGCGAAGATGTGTCCCGCCCATCCGTCAGCCACTGGTTGTCGGCGGGGGAAACCTCCAGTTCGTCGAGGTAGACGGTGACGACAGTGATAAAACCGTCGGCCACGGGCACGGACATTACCGTATCTCCCAATGCGAAACCACGTTTCGCGTAGGCCAGGTACGTCCCGTCCGGGCTCTCCCCCGAAATGTGGCTCCCCCGGAGGACCCATTCCCTGCCGCCCTGCGGATCCACAAGGCTTGCCGGATCCACCTGGACCGCATGATTCCCGCCCACGGAAAGGCTTTTAAACACCTGGCCCGTACTACGGGCCCCGGTAACGAGGGTGGCCCCGTCCACGATCACATGGACGCCGTCCACGGGAATCCCGTTGGGATCCGCCCCCTTCATGACCTGAACGACGATGGCAGTCTCCTTTGGAAGCGGGATCCAGCAGGCCGTAAGGGTCAGGGTCAGGCCGAGAATAATCAGGAGGGGCGCTGCCCCCCGTTTTTTCATCTGGACATCTCCTGGAGAGTCGCCCCCACACGACCGATTATCTCGTCCAGCCCCCCCGGCCGTTTCCCCCCCGCCTGGGCCATGTCAGGCCGCCCGCCGCCGCCTCCGTCCACGAGGGGGGCCAGCCGGTTTATCAATTCAAAAGCCGGGTAGGTTTCCACGAGGTCGCGGCTCACGACGCAGACCAGGAAGGCCTTGTTCTCATCCCTCGTTCCGAGGAGGACCACCCCGCTCCCGATTTTATCCCTCATCCGATCGGCGGTATCCCTCAGGGATGTGGGATCCTGGCCGGGAACCTCGGCTGCCAGATACCTGATACCGCCGACATCCTTTACCATATCGGCCAGATCCGCCCCTCCTCCGGCCAGATCACTCTGAAGCTCCCGGATTTTCCTCTCCTGTTCCAGAACCGTCGAAAGGAGTTTGCGGATTCGCGCGGGAAGCTCCGGAGCCGAGACCTTTACAGTATCGGCCATCTCCTTGAGGGATTCCTCTTCCTCCCTGATCTTGCCCAGAACGCCCGTTCCTGTCACGGCCTCGATCCTTCGCACACCGGCGGCGACACTGGACTCCTGAAGAACCTTGAAAAGGCCGATATCACCCGTCCGGCTCACATGCGTGCCGCCGCAAAGCTCCATGCTGACCCCCGGCACCGACACCACCCGAACCACATCCCCGTATTTCTCCCCGAAGAGGGCCATGGCCCCCTCTTTCATTGCCTCTTCCGAGGACATCTCACGGGTCTTGACGGAAATATTTTCCAGGACATTCCGGTTGACAAGGTCCTCGATCCGTTCAATCTCCTGTTTTCTGAGGCCGGAAAAATGGGTGAAGTCAAAGCGCAGGCGGCCGGGGTTCACCAGGGATCCCGACTGCTTTACATGTTCGCCGAGGGTCCGCCTCAGGGCTGCCTGAAGAAGATGTGTGGCAGTGTGATTACGCCTGGTGGCCGACCTGGCGTCGTGATCGACACGGGCAGAACACGCATCGCCCAGTTTGACCTTGGCTCCCTTCGGAAAACGGCAGCGGTGAACCACAAGATCCGGCAGGGGACGGGTGGCATCGAAAACCTCGGCCTTAAACCCCTCGCCTTCCACGACGCCCGTGTCGCCGGCCTGCCCGCCGCTCTCGCCGTAGAAAGGGGTCTGGTCAAGGACCAGATCGATCTCGCCTTCGCCGGACCACGAGTCGAGCGCCTTCCCCTCTCCTGCGATCCCAACGACAACTGCCGAATCGGTTTCCTCCGCGTCGTACCCGATAAAATGAACGGGACCGGACGCCTCACGGAGGGCACGGTAAACTTCGGGCACATCCTCCTCACCGGATCCAGTCCAGGCGGCCCTGGCCCGTTTTTTCTGCAGCTCCATTTCGCGATTGAAGCCGTCGACATCCACGGCCATGCCGCTCTCGGAAGCGATATCCTCCGAAAGGTCGAGGGGAAAGCCGAAAGTATCGTACAGGCGGAAGACCTCGTCGCCCGGCAGTTCCTTCAGGTTCCGGTCCCGCGTCTGCTCCACGAGTTCGGAAAGGCGTCTCAATCCCTGGTCCAGTGTCCTGCAGAAGCGTTCCTCCTCCAGATG
This genomic stretch from bacterium BMS3Abin14 harbors:
- the alaS gene encoding alanine--tRNA ligase — encoded protein: MKGAEVREAFLKYFESKGHQRVGSSPLVPRSDPSLFFTNAGMVQFKDLFLGLEKRGYARATSTQKCMRVSGKHNDLENVGRTARHHTFFEMLGNFSFGDYFKKDAIFYGWEFLTGVVNLDPGRLTATVFTDDDEAYDLWEEIAGLPAERIVRLGEKDNFWSMGDTGPCGPCSEIIYDQGEKFGCGEGTCGPACDCGRFLELWNLVFMQSNRDKSGKLSPLPKPSIDTGMGLERLAAVLQGKDSNYHTDLVFPYVQEASRVAGVKYGAAEGSDVSLRVIADHIRAITFLIADGVFPSNEGRGYVLRRIMRRAARHGKLLGLDDPFLYRICPLVGKNMGDVFPELEENMETVVKAVHLEEERFCRTLDQGLRRLSELVEQTRDRNLKELPGDEVFRLYDTFGFPLDLSEDIASESGMAVDVDGFNREMELQKKRARAAWTGSGEEDVPEVYRALREASGPVHFIGYDAEETDSAVVVGIAGEGKALDSWSGEGEIDLVLDQTPFYGESGGQAGDTGVVEGEGFKAEVFDATRPLPDLVVHRCRFPKGAKVKLGDACSARVDHDARSATRRNHTATHLLQAALRRTLGEHVKQSGSLVNPGRLRFDFTHFSGLRKQEIERIEDLVNRNVLENISVKTREMSSEEAMKEGAMALFGEKYGDVVRVVSVPGVSMELCGGTHVSRTGDIGLFKVLQESSVAAGVRRIEAVTGTGVLGKIREEEESLKEMADTVKVSAPELPARIRKLLSTVLEQERKIRELQSDLAGGGADLADMVKDVGGIRYLAAEVPGQDPTSLRDTADRMRDKIGSGVVLLGTRDENKAFLVCVVSRDLVETYPAFELINRLAPLVDGGGGGRPDMAQAGGKRPGGLDEIIGRVGATLQEMSR